The following coding sequences lie in one Spea bombifrons isolate aSpeBom1 chromosome 5, aSpeBom1.2.pri, whole genome shotgun sequence genomic window:
- the KCNH2 gene encoding potassium voltage-gated channel subfamily H member 2, protein MPVRRGHVAPQNTFLDTIIRKFEGQSRKFIIANARVENCAVIYCNDGFCSMCGYTRAEVMQRPCTCDFLYGPRTTSSAVSQIAQALVGSEERKVEIAFYRKDGSCFLCLVDVVPVKNEDGAVIMFILNFEVVMEKDLLGSPKKDSNHRMQPHWFPPGCRKSFKLKLPALLALAGSRQSLPQEDPDVVVVDFSKHSNNSVALEEVTATPADNCVAPGPEDEQALISSAQPKALPEEDDGREPAVHSSPRTDKDHLNLDVSFSNCSLTRSRSRESFYSIRRASSVDDIEAMKVDLDKKFRTRNSSTGATNNVRVNLLNSTSDSDLMKYRAISKIPQITLNFVDFKGETFVTSPSSEKEIIAPTKLKDRTHNVTEKVTQVLSLGADVLPEYKLQAPRIHKWTILHYSPFKAVWDWLILLLVIYTAIFTPYSAAFLLNDQEEQEKENCGYSCNPLSVVDLIVDIMFIIDILINFRTTYVNSNEEVVSHPGKIAIHYFKGWFLIDMVAAIPFDLLIFGSGSEETTTLIGLLKTARLLRLVRVARKLDRYSEYGAAVLFLLMCTFALIAHWLACIWYAIGNMEHYDQDYRPIGWLYSLGTQIMKPYNTSDVKSGPTINDKYVTALYFTFSSLTSVGFGNVSPNTNSEKIFSICVMLIGSLMYASIFGNVSAIIQRLYSGTARYHTQMLRVREFIRFHQIPNPLRQRLEEYFQHAWSYTNGIDMNAVLKGFPECLQADICLHLNRSLLQNCKPFKGATKGCLRALAMKFKTTHAPPGDTLVHAGDVLTALYFLSRGSIEILRGDVVVAILGKNDIFGEPLNLYARPGKSNADVRALTYCDLHKIHREDLLEVLDMYPEFSDYFWSSLEITFNLRDTNMIPGSPSSEDSDSGFNRLRRRKLSFRRRTDKDADNAGELRKGQRPGRLGRNNMTPENKGLNWEEQPSSGPSSPSSSDDEQQPPGSGTIELSPRRATCSNTNFTAPAGGETEADQSAGDVCNHLSGAFSGVSNIFSFWGDRGGREYQELPRCTIPAHTSLSAPVPSMSRRQKCELGSRLDLLQKQLNRLESRMVTDIATIMQLLQKQTVLTPPAYSVVSSPPQIHGFPPHGEQMPPPGLPLQSPTLASISQVCEYRNVDGPRYNMVEMPLVPQTVGTEPNDGPRRLSLPGHLEDPLDLRTPQRHSSDPGS, encoded by the exons GCAGCTGCTTTCTGTGCCTCGTGGACGTGGTTCCAGTGAAGAATGAAGATGGAGCCGTCATCATGTTCATCCTGAACTTTGAGGTGGTCATGGAGAAGGATCTCCTGGGATCTCCTAAGAAGGACTCCAACCACAGGATGCAGCCACACTGGTTCCCCCCGG GTTGCAGAAAGTCATTTAAGCTGAAGTTGCCGGCGCTGCTTGCGTTAGCCGGCAGCAGACAGTCCCTTCCCCAGGAAGACCCCGACGTGGTTGTGGTGGATTTCTCTAAGCACAGCAACAACTCGGTGGCTTTGGAAGAAGTGACTGCGACGCCTGCGGACAACTGTGTGGCCCCGGGGCCGGAGGATGAGCAGGCGCTGATCAGCAGCGCGCAGCCCAAAGCGCTTCCCGAGGAGGATGACGGGCGAGAGCCTGCGGTGCATTCCTCGCCCCGGACTGACAAGGACCACCTCAACCTGGACGTGTCCTTCTCCAACTGCAGCCTGACGCGCAGCCGCTCCCGGGAGAGCTTCTACAGCATCCGCAGGGCCTCCTCCGTGGACGACATCGAGGCCATGAAAGTGGACCTGGACAAGAAGTTTCGGACCCGGAACTCCAGTACCG GGGCCACGAACAACGTGAGAGTGAATCTCCTGAACTCCACGTCGGACTCGGACCTGATGAAGTATCGCGCCATCAGCAAGATTCCCCAAATCACCCTCAACTTTGTGGACTTCAAGGGAGAGACTTTTGTGACCTCGCCCTCCAGCGAGAAGGAGATCATCGCACCCACCAAGCTGAAGGACCGAACGCACAATGTCACCGAGAAGGTGACGCAG GTTCTGTCTTTGGGGGCCGATGTCCTCCCGGAGTACAAACTGCAGGCCCCTCGAATCCACAAATGGACCATCCTCCACTACAGTCCGTTCAAGGCCGTTTGGGACTGGCTCATCCTGCTGCTGGTCATCTACACGGCCATCTTTACCCCCTACTCTGCCGCCTTCCTTCTCAACGACCAGGAGGAGCAAGAGAAGGAGAACTGCGGCTACTCCTGCAACCCGCTGAGCGTCGTGGACCTGATCGTGGACATCATGTTCATCATTGACATCCTCATCAACTTCCGGACCACCTACGTCAACTCCAACGAGGAGGTCGTAAGCCATCCGGGGAAGATCGCTATCCACTACTTCAAAGGCTGGTTCCTTATTGACATGGTGGCCGCCATACCCTTTGACCTCCTGATATTCGGCTCGGGCTCCGAGGAG ACGACCACCCTAATTGGTCTCCTGAAAACCGCCCGTCTCCTGCGATTGGTTCGAGTGGCGCGCAAGCTGGACCGGTACTCGGAGTACGGGGCGGCCGTCCTCTTTCTCCTCATGTGCACGTTCGCCCTCATCGCCCACTGGTTGGCCTGTATCTGGTACGCAATCGGCAACATGGAGCATTACGACCAGGATTACCGGCCCATCGGGTGGCTTTATTCCCTGGGGACCCAAATCATGAAACCGTACAATACCAGCGACGTGAAGTCCGGACCCACCATCAATGACAAGTATGTCACTGCCCTTTATTTCACCTTCAGCAGCTTGACCAGCGTGGGCTTTGGAAATGTGTCCCCCAACACAAACTCTGAAAAGATCTTCTCCATCTGTGTCATGCTTATTGGAT CCCTCATGTACGCCAGTATTTTTGGGAACGTGTCGGCCATCATCCAGCGGCTGTACTCCGGCACCGCTCGGTACCACACTCAGATGCTGCGAGTGCGAGAGTTCATCCGCTTTCACCAGATTCCCAACCCTCTGCGCCAGCGCCTGGAGGAGTATTTCCAACACGCGTGGTCGTACACCAACGGCATCGACATGAACGCG GTTTTGAAGGGATTCCCTGAGTGCCTCCAGGCCGATATCTGTCTGCACCTGAACCGGAGCCTCCTGCAGAACTGTAAACCCTTTAAGGGGGCTACAAAGGGCTGCCTGCGGGCCCTGGCCATGAAATTCAAGACCACGCACGCCCCCCCTGGCGACACGCTGGTCCACGCTGGGGATGTCCTGACGGCTCTCTACTTCCTGTCTCGCGGCTCCATCGAGATCCTGCGCGGGGACGTGGTGGTGGCGATATTAG GCAAGAACGACATCTTCGGGGAGCCGCTGAATCTTTACGCTCGGCCGGGGAAGTCCAACGCAGACGTGCGCGCTCTCACCTACTGCGACCTGCACAAGATTCACCGGGAGGACCTGCTGGAGGTGCTGGACATGTACCCCGAGTTCTCCGACTACTTCTGGTCCAGTCTGGAGATCACCTTCAACCTGCGAGAT ACCAACATGATTCCCGGCTCTCCCAGCAGCGAAGATTCAGACAGCGGGTTTAACCGGCTGAGAAGACGAAAGCTCTCCTTCCGCAGGCGCACGGACAAAG ATGCGGATAATGCCGGAGAGCTGAGGAAAGGTCAGCGGCCGGGGCGTCTGGGGCGGAATAACATGACACCAGAGAATAAGGGTCTCAACTGGGAAGAGCAGCCGAGCAGTGGTCCGTCCAGCCCCTCCTCCAGCGACGACGAGCAGCAGCCCCCGGGCTCCGGCACCATTGAGTTGTCACCAAGACGAGCCACATGTAGCAACACCAACTTCACGGCACCTGCTGGCGGCGAGACGGAGGCCGATCAGAGCGCAGGGGACGTTTGCAATCATTTGTCAG GGGCTTTTTCAGGGGTCTCAAACATCTTTAGCTTTTGGGGGGACAGAGGAGGCCGCGAGTACCAGGAATTGCCCCGATGCACCATCCCGGCCCACACCTCACTCAGCGCCCCTGTGCCTTCTATGAGCCGAAGGCAGAAATGTGAACTGGGGAGCAGGCTGGACCTCCTGCAGAAACAGCTCAACAG GCTGGAGAGTCGCATGGTGACGGACATCGCCACAATCATGCAGCTGCTGCAGAAACAGACTGTCCTGACCCCCCCGGCGTACAGCGTGGTCTCCTCTCCTCCTCAGATCCACGGATTCCCCCCACATGGAGAGCAGATGCCTCCCCCGGGGCTTCCCCTGCAGTCTCCCACACTGGCGTCCATTTCTCAG GTCTGTGAATACCGGAACGTGGATGGACCGCGGTACAACATGGTCGAAATGCCTTTGGTACCACAGACTGTGGGCACTGAGCCCAACGACGGCCCCAGGCGCCTCTCGCTCCCCGGCCACCTGGAAGACCCTCTGGATCTGAGGACCCCACAGAGACATTCGTCTGACCCGGGCAGTTAG